The following proteins come from a genomic window of Synechococcus sp. MW101C3:
- a CDS encoding HlyD family secretion protein — translation MIVVDNNCYRVNPSIRTSPLVEGQYRLYFGDRTTSLKLSASEWEAISDFNSRDGLFDDLYEKCSEFFGATRAGITRDDYLNWLCTHGILLSVEAPTLSAQVSTNVLHASELNGHSNQLNGSANDLHQPPSQLQDRKILLVSFGWITSRGLLRPPRVLIRLQAWLFPLVALLFIGTIHSFYFGVKPLGVLIAERSDPLTGLSRLFIMLIVINLISVMVSILSTYSMHIDDQKLYLRLKWGFLPRLAKEQSAKAIKQSASKLEELILLAQPLLTRSYLVILSILFLYVYTPIPDSSPFSRLNILVAIIQGSLASMIILLIPVRNTPGRRLLEFFGLMPKNYLKISAKRTLTIFSHLFHGRFKSISISRSDVNSILFLCTLLLAFIIKLCILYFILIPNIAAEIPTFAGHWTSLIVRVALTLLLIRFLYLTVITKLIIKRVEGRPDRSINRTTNGPALLPSSSQQQTTESIVVSSSTLSSVSVHNRITNTFRSRYFLPFILVVIFLFPFSASVTGSANVTEGEALDIRATEAATVRSIFQVGPSSAILDKGSKILELFSPTLSTQRSQQLQLISKLESDIRTRKSLIRSIKTGSIKLEGDNRNEELLSARAMVQKSQSRVRALENQIRIQDDQIEKLRSLTKSGAISEFQLQNLLSTQAALTGELEGARSELKSANADVIVARRKQKIDQDINSEEQLSNAMDELSAAESSLKVGKIALEAIDSRLAKLVVTMPFDGVISSNTRALLGRTVTPGETIVTVKAQPLTQTIVLIPEYDRARVRTTLPCILRLYSVSNAEFKGSVSSISPTTVEIDGLQYVELQIQLEESLPTNFIGSKGYAKIDVGFTCILFNLLAPVTRFVNVDLWSLLP, via the coding sequence ATGATCGTTGTTGATAATAACTGTTATCGTGTGAATCCTTCGATACGAACTTCTCCATTGGTTGAAGGACAGTATCGATTGTATTTCGGGGACCGAACAACCTCGCTAAAGTTATCAGCCTCTGAGTGGGAAGCTATTTCTGATTTTAATTCAAGAGATGGCTTGTTTGACGATCTATATGAGAAGTGTTCAGAGTTCTTTGGAGCAACTCGTGCTGGAATTACTAGAGATGACTATCTCAACTGGTTGTGCACTCACGGAATCTTGCTTTCCGTTGAAGCTCCAACCCTTTCAGCACAAGTCTCCACGAATGTTCTGCACGCCAGCGAACTTAATGGTCATTCAAATCAGCTGAATGGGTCAGCGAATGATCTCCATCAGCCACCATCCCAACTCCAGGATCGAAAGATCTTGCTTGTTAGCTTTGGCTGGATTACGTCACGAGGGCTGTTAAGGCCCCCGCGGGTTCTGATCCGGCTTCAAGCTTGGCTTTTCCCCCTGGTTGCTCTGCTCTTTATAGGCACAATCCATAGTTTTTATTTTGGGGTCAAGCCTTTAGGTGTATTGATCGCCGAAAGATCAGACCCTTTGACTGGGCTGTCACGGCTATTTATCATGTTAATTGTAATTAACCTGATAAGTGTTATGGTGTCGATCCTGTCGACATACTCCATGCATATAGATGATCAAAAGTTGTATCTTAGGCTTAAGTGGGGATTCTTGCCAAGGCTCGCGAAGGAGCAAAGCGCCAAAGCTATTAAGCAGTCAGCAAGCAAACTTGAAGAACTCATTTTACTCGCCCAGCCACTTCTGACTAGATCATATCTTGTCATTCTCTCGATACTTTTCCTTTATGTTTATACGCCAATACCTGATTCCTCTCCGTTTTCTCGTCTAAATATACTGGTTGCAATCATACAAGGTTCTCTTGCTAGCATGATAATCCTTTTGATTCCTGTACGCAATACTCCAGGCAGAAGGCTCTTGGAATTCTTTGGACTCATGCCAAAGAATTATCTGAAGATATCGGCTAAAAGAACGCTAACTATCTTTTCTCATCTTTTTCATGGGCGGTTTAAGAGTATTTCTATCTCTCGTTCAGATGTCAACAGTATTCTGTTCCTCTGCACGCTTTTACTGGCTTTTATTATCAAGCTTTGCATTCTATACTTTATATTAATTCCAAACATTGCTGCCGAAATACCAACGTTTGCAGGCCACTGGACTTCCCTGATCGTCAGGGTAGCTCTAACGCTTCTTCTTATTCGATTTCTTTACCTTACGGTTATTACCAAGTTAATCATCAAGAGGGTGGAGGGAAGGCCGGACAGATCAATCAATCGAACAACCAATGGTCCAGCATTGCTGCCAAGTTCCAGTCAGCAGCAAACTACAGAATCTATTGTTGTTTCCAGCTCAACCCTTTCGTCTGTTTCAGTTCACAATAGAATTACCAATACTTTTAGAAGTAGGTATTTTCTTCCGTTCATTTTGGTTGTTATATTTCTGTTCCCATTCAGTGCATCAGTGACGGGATCAGCAAACGTAACTGAAGGTGAGGCACTTGACATTCGTGCAACTGAGGCTGCGACAGTAAGGTCTATCTTCCAGGTTGGTCCATCTTCTGCCATTTTGGACAAGGGCTCTAAGATTCTAGAACTCTTTTCTCCAACCCTCAGCACACAGCGCAGCCAACAACTTCAGCTTATTTCAAAGTTAGAATCCGATATACGTACTAGGAAGTCTCTTATCCGTTCCATTAAAACAGGAAGCATCAAACTTGAAGGTGATAATCGTAACGAAGAGCTCTTAAGTGCAAGAGCTATGGTCCAAAAGTCTCAATCTCGGGTTCGTGCTCTTGAGAATCAGATCAGAATACAGGATGATCAAATAGAAAAGCTTAGATCATTGACGAAGTCTGGCGCGATAAGTGAATTTCAGCTCCAAAATCTTTTATCCACGCAAGCTGCTCTAACGGGCGAACTTGAGGGTGCAAGGAGCGAGCTAAAATCAGCGAATGCAGATGTTATAGTTGCTAGACGCAAGCAGAAGATTGATCAAGATATAAACTCTGAGGAACAACTCTCCAACGCAATGGATGAATTGAGTGCTGCCGAGAGCAGCCTGAAAGTCGGTAAAATTGCCTTAGAAGCTATTGACTCACGACTAGCAAAGCTAGTGGTCACAATGCCGTTTGATGGGGTGATTAGTTCTAACACCAGGGCGCTGCTTGGTAGAACTGTCACTCCTGGTGAAACCATCGTGACAGTAAAGGCGCAGCCATTGACTCAGACTATAGTATTAATTCCTGAGTACGACCGTGCACGAGTACGCACTACACTTCCATGCATACTAAGATTATACTCGGTTTCCAATGCAGAGTTCAAGGGGAGTGTGTCGTCGATCAGTCCTACTACAGTTGAAATTGATGGCCTGCAATATGTAGAACTTCAAATTCAGCTTGAGGAAAGTCTTCCTACTAACTTCATTGGTTCGAAAGGGTATGCCAAGATCGACGTAGGATTTACCTGCATTCTATTCAATCTCTTGGCCCCAGTTACCAGATTTGTCAATGTAGACCTTTGGTCCCTTCTTCCTTAG
- a CDS encoding lipopolysaccharide assembly protein LapB — protein sequence MKSTFKQVRSLILKEKNFPEARRILAGVPDGELYSPYHVAMAAIARSESDTAVAMAHLEKALSLAPDDIRLISRIGKLRLQEGNTTLAQEYANRALQQKSSKKSDVTALASFLQQLGDYTNAASILRHAVLENPNDTKLRRMLALAQLQLGQLDDCERNLNNCLRLDPKNHYSQILLGEILIAQGNKVRGLAVLRTADNDECPSKLKERLSIDAAECYIDLAEYSAAKDELTRVQNSNSPRFNYCWGKVQYQEGDYEFALTSLMAASKSVAHEDSTSVPPIDPSSLTVEDQKTRCQKLIQDLSSKLEKLRVSGIQADDTSFNQSTVLDSVDEDF from the coding sequence TTGAAGTCGACCTTCAAGCAAGTTCGCTCTTTGATTCTCAAAGAAAAGAACTTCCCTGAAGCCAGGCGAATCTTGGCCGGCGTACCTGATGGTGAGCTCTATTCGCCTTACCACGTTGCCATGGCCGCAATTGCACGGTCAGAAAGTGATACTGCCGTAGCTATGGCTCACCTTGAGAAGGCTCTTTCACTTGCACCTGATGATATTCGGTTGATTTCTCGTATTGGTAAGCTTAGGCTTCAAGAAGGCAATACAACTCTTGCTCAAGAATATGCGAACAGAGCTCTTCAGCAGAAGTCTTCCAAAAAGTCGGACGTTACTGCACTAGCATCTTTTCTCCAACAGCTTGGCGATTATACTAATGCTGCCAGTATCTTGCGTCACGCAGTTCTTGAGAATCCAAACGATACCAAGCTTCGTAGAATGCTTGCCTTGGCTCAGCTCCAACTAGGACAACTAGATGACTGTGAGCGTAATCTTAACAACTGCTTGAGGCTTGATCCAAAGAACCATTATTCACAGATTTTGTTGGGAGAAATCCTTATTGCTCAGGGAAATAAAGTCCGTGGTCTCGCGGTTCTTCGTACGGCAGATAATGATGAATGCCCATCGAAGCTTAAGGAGCGTCTCTCTATTGATGCTGCAGAATGCTACATTGATCTTGCCGAATATAGTGCGGCTAAGGATGAGCTTACAAGGGTACAGAACAGCAACAGTCCCCGATTCAATTACTGCTGGGGCAAAGTTCAGTACCAAGAGGGAGATTACGAATTCGCCCTTACTAGTTTGATGGCAGCATCAAAGTCAGTTGCTCATGAGGATTCTACTTCAGTACCACCTATTGATCCATCAAGTCTGACAGTAGAAGATCAGAAGACTCGTTGTCAGAAACTGATTCAAGATCTGTCAAGCAAACTTGAAAAGCTTAGGGTTTCAGGTATCCAAGCAGATGATACCAGCTTCAATCAATCTACTGTGCTCGATTCAGTTGATGAGGATTTCTAG